ATCCCCGGCGTGCAGGACTGGCTCCTCAGCCTCAACATGAGCTGGACCCAGGAGCTCTGCATCTACATGTTCATCTGGATGGCCAAGTTCGGTGCTGCTTATGGAGTGCGCACCGGTATCCACGTCGGCGTCGATGTCTTCATCAACAGCTTGAAAGATAAGGCCCGCGCCAAGTTTGTCGTCATCGGCCTCTCCGGCGGCGCCCTCTTCACCTTTATTATCGGCTCCCTCGGGGCCAAATTCGTTTGGGACGTCGGCATGCGCTTTGCCGTAGCATCGACCTTTGGTTTTGACTGGCCCGATCTCACCGAAGGCCCGGTCTCCCCGGATCTCGAATGGCCGGTCTGGATCTTCTATTCCGCCATCCCCCTCGGCTCCTATCTCATGTGTTTCCGTTTCCTCCAGGTCATCCGCAGCTTCATCCGGACCGGCGAGCTGCCGCATCATGACCACGGCCATGTCGACGGCCTTGATGACGAAATCCCCAAGGATGCCACGGAGGCACTGGAAGCGTACGAAGAGCACAAATTTGACCGTGCAGGAAATTCTGGAGGTAAGTCATGACCGCATTGATAATTTTCGGCCTCCTTGCCGTCCTCATGCTCACCGGCATGCCGATCTCCATCTCCCTCGGTCTGACGGTACTGACCTTCCTCTTCACCATGACCACGGTACCGATCGAGGCAGTGGCACTCAAGCTCTTTACCGGGATTGAGAAGTTCGAGATCATGGCGATCCCCTTCTTTATACTCGCCGGCAACTTCCTCACCCACGGCGGCGTTGCCAAGCGGCGCCGTCGATCGTCATGGTCATCTACGCCGTCTCCACCAACACCTCCATCGGCAAGCTCTTTATCGCCGGCATTATCCCCGGCCTTCTCCTTGCTTCCATCCTCTTGACGGTCACCTGGCTGGTGGCCAAAAAGCGCAACTATCCGCGACTGCCGAAAGCGAGCTGGACGATGCGTCTGCGCTCGATGCGTGAGTGCATGTGGGGTCTCTTTCTGATCGTCGTCGTTATCGGCGGCATCTACAGCGGCATCTTCACCGCTACCGAAGCAGCGGCGATGAGTGCGGTCTACGCCTTTTTCGTTGCCGTCTTTATCTACAAAGATATGAAGCTCAAGGACGTGCCGAAGACTCTCCTGGCGTCGGCGAATATGTCGGCGATGATCCTTTACATCATCACCAATGCCGTGCTCTTTTCCTTCCTCCTTACCTCGGAGCAGATCCCCCAAGAGTTGACCTCCTGGATCACTCACTTGGGCCTCGGCTCTGTCGGCTTTTTGATCATGGTCAACCTGCTCCTCCTAGCAGCCGGCAACTTCATGGAGCCCTCCTCCATCCTCCTCATCACCGCCCCCCTCCTCTTCCCCATGGCGATGCAGCTGGGGATCGACCCGGTCCATCTCGGGATACTCATGACGGTGAACATGGAGATCGGCATGATCACCCCGCCGGTCG
This window of the Deltaproteobacteria bacterium HGW-Deltaproteobacteria-4 genome carries:
- a CDS encoding TRAP transporter permease DctQ, coding for MKFLDHLEEWLVASLIATATIIIFISVAHRYASGLAIPGVQDWLLSLNMSWTQELCIYMFIWMAKFGAAYGVRTGIHVGVDVFINSLKDKARAKFVVIGLSGGALFTFIIGSLGAKFVWDVGMRFAVASTFGFDWPDLTEGPVSPDLEWPVWIFYSAIPLGSYLMCFRFLQVIRSFIRTGELPHHDHGHVDGLDDEIPKDATEALEAYEEHKFDRAGNSGGKS